In Anopheles merus strain MAF unplaced genomic scaffold, AmerM5.1 LNR4000704, whole genome shotgun sequence, the sequence TTCCGCGAACACGAAATTGCTTGCTCTGGTGATATAAAGGAAATGTTCCACCAGGTAAAGGTTAAGCAAGAAGATCAGTGTGCCCAACGTTTTTTGTACAGAGAATCTCCTAACAAAGACCCTAAGGTCTATGTTATGCAGGTAATGACATTTGGAGCGACATGCTCCCCAGCATGCGCAAAATTTGTAAAGAATCAAAACGCTCTAAAAttcgaacaacaaaacccaaaggCGGTGAAGGCAATTACCGATAATCATTACGTAGATGATTATCTGGATAGTTTCGCCAGTATTGAAGATGCTGCCAAAACAGTAAACGAAATCATGACAATTCATGATAAGgctaatttttttatacgaaACTTTGTGTCAAATTCTCATGAATTGATAAGCTCTCTTCCTGAGAACAGGAGAGCGAATAAAGAGAtgcattttatcgaaaacaaggaTGATACTTACGAGAAAATTCTTGGCATGCACTGGGACACGAGAAACGATACTTTCAGATATAAACTGAAAATTCCACCACTAGAGGATAAAAAATTTACCAAAAGGAATATACTTTCAAATATAATGAGAATCTACGACCCATTGGGCTTGGTCATCAATCTCACTACGGAATCAAAGGTCCTCATGCAAGAACTATGGAAGGAGAAAGTTGACTGGGATGATGTATTGCCAATTAACCTCCAAAGAAAATGGCAGGAATGGCTCGACGCTATAAAAACTGTTGAAGATATTAAGATCATCAGATCCTATTCAAACATTAAGGGAGACTGTCGCAGAGAGCTGCATACATTTGTAGACGCCTCAGAAAGGGCTTTCGCAGCCGTGGTATATCTAAAAACAATACAGGGTGATACAGTAAATGTCAATATTTTGGCAGCTAAGTCAAGAGTAGCTCCCACAAAACCACTTACAATACCAAAGTTAGAACTTCAAGGGGCAATACTTGGTGTAAGACTTGCCGATACCATTAAAAAGGAATTGAGATTGAATATAGATCATGAATTCTATTGGACAGATTCAAAGACAGTACTAGGATGGATCAATTCAGAAGCTCGcaattacaaacaatttgtggCATGTCGAATAGGGGAAATTATCCATCGAACATCAAGAATTCAGTGGCACTGGGTAGCTTCAAAAGACAATCCAGCAGACGAAGCTACGAAACCTAAACAAGGGCACTCGATATGGCTAGAGGGTCCAGAtttcttgaaacaaaaaacattagcaACCCTCAAATCAGAACAATTTGCTATAAACATAGAAATCCGACCGGTGCACATGATTAGAGAAAAAACGGTGCAATTCAAGGATTGGAAAACACTTTCAATCGACTGGTGCTCTAGTTGGATACGCATCAAAAGAGCAGTCGCACTAGGCTTAAAGTTCATAGAGAAACTAGAAAAGGTAGTAAAGCATCAAGAGTATTCCTCAACAATAGATAAAACGATCCTAGACCGAGCAGAACATGTTCTTCTGCAGAAATGTCAATGGGAATCCTTTCCAGAGGAAATGACAAATTTAAGCCTGGGAAGACCCATTCCCCAGAATAGCTctataaaaacattaaacccTTATGTGGAAGACGGCTTGTTGAGAGCTAAAAGCCGCCTAAATAACATAAACTACTTACACCTTGATACGAAATGTCCAATAATTCTACCAAAAAGGCATCATGTAACCGAACTTGTAGCAAGACACTACCACTTACGCTAtatgcacaaaaaaatggaaacgacTATTGCAGCGATTCGACAAAAGTATTGGATAATAGACATACGTGCCGTCGTTAAACATATGATAAAAATTGCCAAACATGCAAGAATGAGAGGGCAAAACCAAGTTACCCGATGATGGCATCACTACCTGCGTGTAGAACAGTAGCGTTCCAAAAACCGTTCACACACACGGGAGTCGACTACTTCGGCCCGTTAAACGTAACTATAGGAAGAAGAGTAGAAAAAAGATGGGGGGTGTTGTTTACTTGTTTAACGACACCAGCAACTCATCTGGATATTGCAAACGATCTAAGCGCAAATACGTTCATAATGTGTCTTAGAGCAATGCAGCACAGAAGGGGAAAGATAACTGATATCTATagcgataatgggaccaaTTTTGTTGGAGCCCATAATCAGCTGAAAAAACTAATAGAACGTTGTGCAATTGAGGGTATTAGGTGGCACTTTAACCCACCGGGAGGGCCACACTTTGGAGGTTCTTGGGAACGACTCGTAAGGGAAGTAAAGAGTCTGCTCCCCACTAACAAAAATTTTCCGGAGGCTACATTGAGAGCAATCTTCACGGAAATTGAATTCATCATAAACAATAGACCACTGACCCACATACCAATAGAGAACAGTGATGATGAAGCACTTACccctttccattttttgaTAGGCTGTTCCGGCGAAGCCGAACCAAGCACGTTGGAAACGGAAGTGACCAGAATCAACTGGAAGATCGCCCAAGGGGTTGCTCGCAATTATTGGAATCGCTGGATATCTGAATATCTACCAACAATTGCAAAACGGGGAAAGTGGCACGACCCTGCGAAACCGCTAGTAGTAGGAGATATAGTAACCTTCCCtgacgaaaacaaaactggGAAGTGGTTGAAAGGGAGAGTAACAAAGATATACCCCGGGAAAGACGGACAGGTGAGATCAGTTTCATTACAGGTAGGTTCCACAGAACTCCGAAAACCTGTTGTGAAACTAGCTGTCTTAGACGTTAGAAGAGGCGAAAATCTCGAAAACACAAATTCATTGCAAGATAAAGAGTCTAGATACAAGGATAAAGAATCATCAAACAATAAGGATAGTAAACCAACCGAACGGCGAAGAATAACACGATCGTCAAGATGAATAGGTGGACAACAGTAGTAATGATGTTCGTCAGTTCCGCATTTGGTCTAACAATAACACCGATTACGGAACCTGGACTTTTCTTTGATCACTTAGGGACGCTCCTTATTGAAAGAGGAGCTTGGGAAACTACGttccatacaaaaatattCCCAAAAAACGACACCAACATATTAACACAGATAAAGTACGATTTAAACGAAGCGTTGAATCCAATCAACGAGACTGATACTAAGGTTCAGAAACTTAGGGAAAGCCTTATCGACGAATGCAATTATGCTATCAATCTCGTCAAAGAGGCAACAAAATTCAGAGTTAAACGCAGTGGCGGAGTATTCGGAGTCTTGAAGGATTTTATTTTCGGAGGAAATGAGATAGATGAGCAACTCTCGCTGCTCAAATCAAcagaagatttaaaaatatccaaGATTTCAGATAAGTTAGATGATGcgaataataatcataaaaagaTAATGGAGCAAATAAGTGCTAAGGTAGCAATGATAGACGAAGGAGCAGCCAAGCTCCGGAAAGACTGGAACGAAAGTAAACgaaacatttttaacaaacacattcaAGAAACAATTATGCTAGGGAATACACTAgttcaacaaataataaataagtatcaAACTTTAAGGGTAGATCCCTTGAGTCATTTCAACGAGCTAGAAACCATTTGGACATCAGATTAAGGTCAAACAATGACGTAACAATTGAGGCTCCTATATTAAGGAAGAAGGAATTAATAGCAGGAGAAGTAATACTTCATATAGAACATATAGTCATAAGCAAGGATAAATTTGAGATTTTTGATataattccgattccagactTTACAAACGGTACAATGCtaaacatagaagaaacacgtgTAGCAGTAAATAATGATCAAAGCTATGTATATCCACATGAGATGAAGCCTATTAATACAACTCACTATCTTTCATCTAAAACCAGAATCAGAAAAGAAACAGATTGTATAGTTGCCGCACTCCTGCACATATCAATTCCAACAATTtgctcgatatcgcatataAAATTACCTCTTACTAAATTCTATATGTTgaaccaaccaaaccaaatACTGTATTACTCCGCGCAACCACAGGAGATTTTTTTGAATTGTAACGGCACACTTACGAATCCCGCCTACAACACGGGCATTATCACGCTTTCACCGGCATGTAAATTAGAAACCAGATCGATGGAAATACGTCCGGTAGtggtgaagaaaaacgaaatgttcaaaacatattttaagccAATGAAGGAACTACCGTTTAAAACCGCCGTTTCTAAAAACgtaatttactacatgttaaTAATAACAACGCTCGCGCTCATACCATAACTATATTTGAGATTTTTGCGATTAAAAGATGTAATAGAAGACGTCAACGTCCTCCACCGTTTAAGGCACCAACAGAAGCGTAACCTCTCACGAGAAGTTACGGGGGCCGGGatgttgcgtacgacctcattatgaagtaaaagcatttatgcggatgtagcgaagtaaaacacttcaagttaaaacatctcaagttaaaacaaagttcaagcacaacacgcctcaagcaatagcgcgcgcttcagaaacgcaacaaacataaacaggtagaaccgttctcacggttcaaaaGGAAGTAActtacgcaattcataaaccttaggtacaagtcgcattaagtataaataaacttgttatcaaaatagtcataattacagttagctgacctatatgTGGTCAGTaactaaatagcatataagagatgaaaacctaaataaaggaagcgcattcgaacacaaacctcagaatcgctcgtttcttaatagtcggaggcactctccggtcgacgaaggaaaaatatacccgactcggtgtaaagcaccggcgttgggcgctgcgacggagcaacagatccgccagcagcattaatttcagtggccttgaaatttgatgttgagttttgttgccatctattatcgttgttacggccattgAACAATCGCGTATGTTTCGGATGATTTTGCGTGGGCTGAATATTTACCGCTGTGTGTTGAATTTCCAAAGTGCAAGAGAAAGTGTATTCATTATGTTGccctatttataatttttctatGATTGCCACTCACGCGAGTGGCAACTCACCCGCTACTCATCATTTCCTACCGTGCTCATTCTCACTTGACGAAACTCACTTTCGTCAAGTTATCATTTGACATCCAAGCGAAGCGTCAACATACTCCCCCCCATGACAGAATGtcatgaacaaaaacaaactacacGTGCTGCTAATCGGAAGGCTTCGCAACAGGCAACAAGCAAATTTTAGCTACTGGACGCGTAACTATTCCTTTTGCCGTTTTCAACTTCACTACACGCGTAAGCTGATCTTCTCCTGGGTGTACATCGATGATGCGAGCAAGTGGCCATCGGGTGATAGGGAGCGAATCGTCCGCAAGGATGACCAGTCTGCCAGGTACTATTTCGCTACGATTCACTACCTTATTATCCTTCTGCATTTCCTGCAGATATTCGGTTGTCCAATGCTTCCAAAAGCGTTGCACAAGCAATTGCCAGCTCTGCAATTCGTCTAACGTGTATGGTTTCAGTCGTGTGTAGTCGGGAACCGGGACAGCATGCATAGAAGAACCGATCAGGAAGTGCGCCGGCGTAAGCGCTGCCAAATCATTGGGGTCATCCGTCATTGGCAACAAAGGACGCGAGTTCATTGCCGCTTCTATTTGCTGCAGAATGGTGCTGTATCCCTCGTAAGACAGCCTCGAACTGCCTAGCTGCCTGTAGAGATGTCGTTTGGCCGTCTTAACCGCTGCTTCCCACAATCCACCAAAATGTGGGGCCTTAGGTGGGGTAAAGTGCCAAGTTATGCCCCTGTCCGAACAGTTGGATGCGATGacgttttgttgctgttcgtTCTGTAACATATCAAACAATTCATTAAGTTCGTGTGCCGCACCTTCAAAGTTTTTTCCGTTATCGGAGTATATGTCCGATGGTAATCCTCGCCGGGATGTGAAGCGATGTAATGCGGCCAAGAAGCCTGCCGTGGAGAGATCGCCCACCAGCTCCAAATGCACTGCCTTCgttgaaaaacacacaaacacacacaagtagCATTTAGCGGCAGCGGCTCTCTTGTGTGCGGGTTTCAGATACAGCGGGCCGGCATAATCCACTCCAGTTATGGAAAACGGCCGGCTCGGGGTGATGCGTTCATACGGGAGTTGaccagtttgttgttgtgtcagCTGCGGATCCTGACGAatgcaacgaaaacaattcctcACTACGTTTTTTACTAGCCGACGTCCATCGAGTGGCCAATATTCCTCACGTATCCGGAAAGTAGTAGTCTTCCCCCGCCATGCATCAGCTTCTCATGTATGTGCACCGCGATGAGATGAGCCAGCTGATGGTTTTTGGGAAGCAGGATGGGATGCTTGAACTGGTACGGTAGCTGTGCAAGTTTCAAGCGGCCTCCTACTCGTAATATTCCATCGTTGTCGAGAAACGGATTCAATCGCCGTAGAGGTGATTGTTTTCGTACCATTTCTCCCTTTTTCAGCAGTTGGATCTCTGATGAAAACTCGTGCTCTTGTGCCAGTTTACAAAGCACGATTTTAGCTGCTTCTATAGCCTCAGGGTGATCGGTAATGCTGCTGAGGTAACTTGTGATGACTGTAGTGTACGTgtcttgtgttttgtgttgtgtatgaAACGTGTGCAGTATGCAATTATATGTACCAATTTGGTGTAGGACGACGACAAATTGAACCAATGGTGAGTGGTTTGTATACTTGCAACTACAGCACTCACCTGACGAATTTCCATATCCGTTTCAGCAGTCAGTGATGGATTTGACATTGGCCATTTGGAGGGGGATAGCGCCAACCATTCAGGACCACAGCTCCAAATCGATCCTTTTAGCATTTCAGCTGCTGACATCCCTCGAGACACCAGATCGGCGGGATTCGATGAACCGGGAATGTGTTTCCATTGACGAGGGTGCGAATagttctggatctcagcaacACGATTCGCCACGAATGTTTTCCAGGTGTTGGGTGGAGACGCTATCCAGTTTAGCGTTACCGTCGAATCCGACCAGAAAAACGATTCGGTTGTGTCGATTCCCATAGCGCGTCTAACACGATGATGAAGATGTGCTCCTAACACGGCCGCGCAGAGCTCCAATCTTGGTAATGTAACTCGTTTTAGTGGAGCTACACGCGATTTCGACGCGAGCAGGCTGACTCGTACTCGTCCCTGCTGGTCCTCACAGCGCGCATAAATGCAGGCACCATAAGCAACTTCTGACGCGTCTGCAAATGTATGGAACTGTATTTTAGAGTTAGGTAAGAGCACATACCGTTCGCTTTTGAAGCTTTCCAAATCCTTCCAGTCGTCAGTAACCGATTTCCATTTGTTACAGATGTGTACAGGGACCGGATCGTCCCATCCGATTTTCTGCAGCCACAACTCCTGCATTAGCAATTTCGCGCGTATGATGACTGGAGCGATCAATCCAAGTGGATCAAACATTCGAGCAATGTTTGACAATATGGATCGCATGGTGAGGTTGGCGGTTTCCATTATTGCAGTCGACTCAAAGCACAAAACATCTAGTTCGGGCTTCCATGCGATACCAAGTGCCTTCACAGTCTCGTTCGGCACAAACTGCAGTGATGACTGTGTACCGATATGCTCTGCTGGTAAACCCACTTAGTACGCCTAAACAGTTGGATGTCCACTTCCGGAGTTCAAACCCGCCCTTGGAGAGTAACTCGGAAAGTTGCTGACGAAGCTCGCGAGCTTCACTCACGCTGTTAGCTCCGCCAATGAAGTCGTCTACATAAAAATTGTGTCTCAGTGCGGGTGAAGCTAGTGGAAAGTCAGCACCTTCATCTTCCGCAAGCTGCAGCAATGTACGAGTGGCCAAGAACGATGATGGAGACAAACCATATGTCACAGTATTCAGCTCGTACAATTCAATCGGCGATTGCGGTGAGAAACGGAAGAAAATGCGAACCAATCGTCGATCATCCGGATGCAGCACAATTTGTCGATACATTTTGGCGATATCGGCTACGACAGCAATCTTATAGGTGCGGAAACGCAAAATAATATCGATGAGTTCATCCTGAACTATGGGTCCAACCCGCAGAGTTTCATTCAGCGAAAAGCCAGTTGACGTTTTAGCCGAGCCATCAAAAACTACTCTGACCTTTGTGGTGGTACTTGACGCTTTAAAAACTGGATGGTGTGGTAAATAATAAGCAGCTGTATCATCACAATCAGTGCTTATAGAGACATGTGACCCAGTGCTAAGTACTCCTTCATAAAGTCTTGGTACGCTTCTCGAAGTGCTGGATCTCGTTCCAATCTCCGCTCGAGAAGCTCAAAACGACGAATGGCCTGAGGTCTAGAAAGGCCGAGCTTTGCATCAAAGTCGGGCTGTTTCGGTAGGCGAACAATATATCTACCACTATCGTCACGTTTGGTGGTATGCTTATAGAACGATTCACAATGTCGTTCGTCTGGTGAGTATCCATCATTCATGGTTAAATTTTCTAATTGCCAAAATCTTTGTAACGAATCCTCCAAGGATGCCATACAGACGATTGTATATGATGCGGTGGGATCGGTTTTAGGTGAAGAATTGTCACTGGCCAGTTGGACCAGTCATTACCCAGCCGAAAACGCTGTCTATCATCACGGGCTGATGAGGTGCAGGACGGAACTGAGTTGCATTCTCAAAGAAAGTGTGGTAATGACGAGCACCAAGAATGAGGTCTACAGGAGCAGCTTTGTTGAACAGAGGGTCTGCTAAAGCGAAACCAGGTGGTATCTTCCAATCGCTGATGTCTATGTCGCGCGTTGGTAGATTTGCAATCAAATTGTCAACAATCAACAACTCAGTGTTCACAGTGAACGAACTGGATCGAGAGACAATCTGTGCCTGTACGGACTCCCGTACTGTCTTTGTAGCTTGTCCTGCTCCAATGACGGTAATGTTCACATTACTTTTCTTCAGCCGTAAGCGATGAGCGAGTCGATCGCTTATTAGATTCGGTTGCGATGCGCTGTCCAACAGCGCCCGCGCAGGATGTGCTATTCCGAAATCGTCTATGATATTTATCATAGCAGTTTGCAGTATGACTTGTTCGGGTGCATGCTGCAATGCTGCTGCAAATGTGcgttgtgtattgtttgtggctgtgtgatcgctagtggtgttgtgtgtgtgttgctgagGTGCAGTGAAATTTGGGTTATGGTGAGCGTGATGCTGTGTGTAGTGGAAGAAGCTTGGCTGTTATGTGCGTAGTGCAATTTTGTGGTGTGCGGCATTACAGTAACGGCATTTGTACTGTGATGGACAATCTCGAGCCATATGATTATCGCGTAAACAATTTAAGCACAAACGCGAGGTCATAGCAAACCGATGGCGTTCCTTCGGGTCCATCCGCTCGAAACGCGGACATTTCAGAAGGTTGTGCGCGGAGTTGCATAGCATGCAATTC encodes:
- the LOC121602912 gene encoding uncharacterized protein LOC121602912, translated to METANLTMRSILSNIARMFDPLGLIAPVIIRAKLLMQELWLQKIGWDDPVPVHICNKWKSVTDDWKDLESFKSERYVLLPNSKIQFHTFADASEVAYGACIYARCEDQQGRVRVSLLASKSRVAPLKRVTLPRLELCAAVLGAHLHHRVRRAMGIDTTESFFWSDSTVTLNWIASPPNTWKTFVANRVAEIQNYSHPRQWKHIPGSSNPADLVSRGMSAAEMLKGSIWSCGPEWLALSPSKWPMSNPSLTAETDMEIRQTRTLQSSQVTSAALPITLRL